From a region of the Phragmites australis chromosome 21, lpPhrAust1.1, whole genome shotgun sequence genome:
- the LOC133903253 gene encoding uncharacterized protein LOC133903253 has protein sequence MEPSETEEDKKNARELHRKALQGIVTANGFFTAAVFVGISGTVTPSPSLPQHCVPGADIVQTLFLFEVLSFTTYLVSSLIAQGMMLAIDSLEAIDPDQTQFAVPMAPNPEDPDASQHYPYPLPARAWDVSMTVRTWSAVGTKPLPIKEKLWWFRNMMKLSVALSVLGSVFLMLSMVDVIQLKLGLLSCGGMAALGAVLVLTLLGLFGFAVYLGSVIYSLGVY, from the coding sequence ATGGAGCCCTCCGAGACCGAGGAGGATAAGAAGAACGCTCGCGAGCTGCACCGCAAGGCGCTGCAGGGCATCGTCACCGCCAACGGCTTCTTCACCGCCGCTGTCTTCGTCGGCATCAGCGGCACCGTGACGCCGTCCCCGTCCCTCCCGCAACACTGTGTCCCAGGCGCCGACATCGTCCAGACACTCTTCCTGTTCGAGGTGCTCTCATTCACCACCTACCTCGTGTCGTCTCTCATTGCCCAGGGCATGATGCTCGCCATCGACAGCCTGGAGGCTATCGACCCCGACCAAACGCAGTTTGCGGTCCCGATGGCCCCTAATCCAGAAGACCCGGACGCCTCTCAGCACTATCCATATCCACTTCCAGCGCGGGCATGGGATGTCAGTATGACGGTGAGGACGTGGTCGGCTGTAGGGACGAAGCCCCTGCCCATCAAGGAGAAGCTGTGGTGGTTCCGGAACATGATGAAGCTGTCGGTGGCGTTATCGGTGCTGGGGAGCGTCTTCTTGATGCTGTCCATGGTGGACGTCATCCAGCTCAAGCTCGGGCTGCTGTCGTGCGGGGGCATGGCGGCATTGGGCGCAGTGCTGGTGCTGACGCTGTTGGGGCTTTTCGGCTTCGCAGTCTACCTCGGCAGTGTCATCTACTCCCTCGGGGTGTACTAG